A portion of the Scleropages formosus chromosome 13, fSclFor1.1, whole genome shotgun sequence genome contains these proteins:
- the LOC108929683 gene encoding janus kinase and microtubule-interacting protein 2-like isoform X2, whose amino-acid sequence MAKKGRPKGERPEALISALQAANEDLRSKLTDIQIELHQEKCKVSKLEREKAQESKRIREQEQHRHTAALTEQRARWHEEKQKELQALRETLARQHEQELARAAKLKDGENQRLKAALDALREGSGEKVRTALALEAREEARRFFDQERVRLLQEIAELKACKKQADQALSNMIQADKTKAGDLRTEHQMHQEQISKIKWDCERDIRRLMDEIKAKDRTIFSLERELETAMGSVQKLQLQKDALDEQLFLAKEAECNLGSPKREIPGRAGDGAEQGGSPDMRKNRRRLAELNATIRKLEDRNALLGDERNELLKRVRETEKQIRPLLEKNRLLSKRNDELMQSVQRQEDKLRSLTKENLEMKEKISSHPPLKKLKSLNDLDQAHDEQEIEFLKLQVLEQQNIIDDLTRDRERLRRKRHKRSSRPIKRHTVVDTFFGYDEESMDSESSSVASFRTDRTPATPDEDLDEGLSMEESELRFRQLTREYQALQRAYALLQEQKGGMLDAEKEAKEHEQLQTDLQRYKAKVEDLEKELTLKGQDSRWVEEKQLFLRRNQELLDKVEKVEGEIVKIQQELQDSRDQNELLEFRILELEERERRSPPFNLQIQPFSEGVSALQIYCMKEGVKDVCIPDLIKSLDILGDNGNLRNEEQVAIIQASTVLSLAEKWIQQIEGTEAALHQKMMDLEMEMEMFCKQKGYLEEELDYRKQALDQAYMQIQELEATLYNALQQEPVVQYGEALSERQKDELRMAVGKLRRQMLRKSREYDCQVLQERMELLYQAQQRIRDLEDKTDIQKRQIKDLEEKFLFLFLFFSLAFILWP is encoded by the exons ATGGCTAAGAAGGGGCGTCCCAAGGGCGAGAGGCCCGAAGCTCTCATCTCTGCCCTGCAGGCAGCCAACGAAGATCTCAGGTCCAAACTCACTGACATCCAGATTGAACTGCACCAGGAGAAATGCAAG GTGAGCAAGCTGGAGCGCGAGAAGGCGCAGGAGAGCAAGCGAATTCGCGAGCAGGAGCAGCACCGGCACACGGCGGCGCTGACCGAGCAACGGGCTCGCTGGCacgaggagaagcagaaggaactGCAAGCGCTGCGCGAGACGCTGGCGCGCCAGCACGAGCAGGAGCTCGCCCGTGCCGCCAAGCTCAAGGACGGCGAGAACCAGCGGCTGAAGGCGGCGCTCGACGCCCTGCGAGAAGGCAGCGGGGAGAAGGTGCGCACCGCCTTGGCCCTCGAGGCCCGAGAGGAGGCCCGCCGCTTCTTCGACCAGGAGCGCGTCCGCCTCCTGCAGGAGATCGCCGAGCTCAAGGCCTGCAAGAAGCAGGCGGATCAGGCGCTGAGCAACATGATCCAGGCGGACAAAACGAAGGCCGGGGACCTGCGCACCGAGCACCAGATGCACCAGGAGCAGATCTCCAAAATCAAGTGGGACTGTGAGCGCGATATCCGTAGACTG ATGGATGAGATCAAGGCGAAGGACCGCACCATATTTTCCCTGGAGAGGGAGCTGGAGACGGCCATGGGCTCCGTGCAGAAGTTGCAGCTGCAGAAGGACGCGCTGGACGAACAACTCTTCCTGGCCAAGGAGGCCGAGTGTAACCTGGGCAGCCCTAAGAGGGAGATCCCGGGCCGGGCCGGGGACGGGGCAGAGCAGGGCGGCAGCCCG GACATGCGTAAGAACCGGAGGCGCTTGGCCGAGCTGAACGCCACCATCCGTAAGCTGGAGGACCGCAACGCGCTGCTGGGGGATGAGCGCAACGAGCTG CTGAAGCGGGTGCGGGAGACCGAGAAGCAGATCAGGCCCCTTCTGGAGAAGAACAGGTTGCTTTCCAAGAGGAATGATGAGCTCATGCAGTCCGTACAGCGGCAGGAGGACAAGCTCCGGAGCCTCACCAAGGAGAACCTGGAGATG AAAGAGAAGATCAGCTCCCATCCTCCTCTGAAAAAGCTCAAGTCCCTGAATGATCTGGACCAGGCACATGATGAACAAGAGATCGAATTCCTGAAGTTGCAGGTTCTGGAACAGCAGAACATCATAGATGATTTGACCAGG GACAGAGAAAGACTACGCAGGAAGCGGCATAAACGAAGCTCTAGGCCGATAAAG AGGCATACCGTAGTGGACACCTTTTTCGGGTATGACGAGGAGTCGATGGATTCCGAGTCTTCGTCAGTCGCCTCCTTCCGCACGGATAGGACGCCGGCCACTCCAGATGAAGACCTGGATGAG GGTTTGTCCATGGAGGAGTCGGAGCTGCGTTTCCGACAACTAACGCGGGAGTACCAGGCCCTGCAGCGAGCCTACGCCCTCCTGCAGGAGCAAAAGGGCGGCATGCTGGATGCAGAGAAGGAGGCCAAG GAACACGAACAACTCCAGACTGACCTTCAGAGGTACAAGGCCAAAGTGGAGGACCTGGAAAAGGAGCTCACCCTGAAAGGGCAG GACTCCAGATGGGTCGAGGAAAAGCAGTTATTCCTCAGACGGAATCAGGAACTTCTAGACAAG GTAGAAAAAGTGGAAGGAGAAATTGTCAAAATCCAGCAGGAGTTACAGGACTCCAGGGACCAGAATGAGCTCCTGGAGTTCAGAATACTAGAATTAGAG GAGCGGGAAAGAAGGTCCCCTCCGTTTAACCTTCAGATTCAGCCTTTCTCAGAGGGTGTCAGTGCTCTTCAGATCTACTGTATGAAGGAAGGTGTGAAG GATGTCTGCATTCCTGATCTGATTAAGTCGCTGGATATTCTTGGAGATAATGGG AATTTGCGCAATGAAGAGCAAGTGGCCATAATTCAAGCAAGTACAGTCCTCTCACTGGCAGAAAAG TGGATCCAGCAGATAGAGGGCACGGAAGCAGCCCTCCACCAGAAGATGATGGATCTGGAGATGGAAATG GAAATGTTCTGCAAACAGAAAGGTTACCTTGAGGAGGAGCTGGACTACAGGAAGCAGGCCCTAGACCAAGCCTACATG CAAATCCAAGAGCTGGAGGCCACGTTGTACAACGCGCTGCAGCAAGAGCCCGTGGTGCAATATGGCGAGGCGCTGAGCGAGCGACAGAAGGACGAGCTGCGCATGGCTGTGGGGAAGCTGCGCCGGCAGATGCTGAGGAAGAGCCGCGAGTACGACTGTCAGGTGCTGCAGGAGCGCATGGAGCTGCTTTACCAAGCCCAGCAG AGAATCCGAGATCTTGAGGACAAAACCGATATTCAGAAGAGACAAATTAAGGATTTGGAGGAGAAG TTTCTGTTcctctttttattcttttcactcGCCTTTATACTTTGGCCTTGA
- the atp7a gene encoding copper-transporting ATPase 1 — MAQTTVNSVKVAVEGMTCGSCVQNIEQHIGELPGVFHIQVSLELKQAAVVFDSSMQSPESLAEAIEDMGFESSLPDFVTAELVPTETRVFPIAGLSPKCQQQALSTVSQLKGVLEASDDTSEDGLSITFIPSVTDSKQISQVLHDLTLAGKENSAALREPVRSPTSEELVKMRIDGMVCLSCTTTIEGKIGKLNGIRKIKVVLDSQEATVLYQPHLITVNEIINQINLAGFKAQVKSKPRPLRLSVNEVERLRNPTTANLTSPAVTISDTSTEEIATALLWVTGMHCQSCVTNIQDNITCLLGVRSVEVSLEQESTSIQYDPHLISIKQLQQAIEALPPGNFKVRVDRGSSPVPQVLPAPPLQSPTPRFLQPLSAVTVIRIEGMTCGSCVQSIEGMLSQHKGVKSAKVSLSSHSGTFEYDPLVTTPEELRTAVEDMGFDAFLPETNSLVTTPQPDTPSSPESASVKEKEVEQEPVAVQGGQGGAQAISKCFIQIGGMTCASCVANIERNLKNEDGVYSVLVALMASKAEVRYNPGLIDPASIAECIRELGFKASVIENYDGSDGSLELVIRGMTCASCVHKIESNLMKASGIVYASVALATNKAHIKYEPEVTGPRDVIRLIENLGFEASLVKKDRSASHLDHSREIRQWRKSFLISLVFCVPVMGMMIYMMIVDHHVNMEHHLNASRDDIERYHATMFLERQLLPGLSIMNLLSFLFCVPVQFIGGRYFYIQAYKAVKHKTANMDVLIVLATTIAFTYSLVILLVAMIEGARINPITFFDTPPMLFVFISLGRWLEQIAKSKTSEALSKLMSLQATEATIVTLNDDMSVRSEEQVDVELVQRGDVVKVVPGGKFPVDGRVIEGHSMADESLITGEAMPVTKKPGSSVIAGAINQNGSLLIKATHVGTDTTLSQIVKLVEEAQTSKAPIQQFADKISGYFVPFIVGVSLLTLIAWIIIGVLNFTLVEKYFPGYSHSISKVEAVVRFAFQASITVLCIACPCSLGLATPTAVMVGTGVGAQNGILIKGGEPLEMAHKIQTVVFDKTGTITYGTPRVVQVKLLVEGNHMPRSRLLAIVGTAENNSEHPLGAAVTKYCKQELGTESLGTCTDFQTVPGCGIRCQVSNTELLLSHEDSGDEHNQRNSVLVQISDGQTSSSSHPLIMDPEPLTLVQVATYSVLIGNREWMKRNGLQVRTDVDEAMVEHERRGRTAVLVAVDGVLCAMIAIADAVKPEAELAVHTLSTMGLEVVLMTGDNCKTARAIAAQVGIRKVFAEVLPSHKVAKVEQLQQAGKRVAMVGDGVNDSPALAKADVGIAIGTGTDVAIEAADVVLIRNDLLDVVGSIDLSKKTVKRIRINFVFALIYNLVGIPIAAGVFMPIGLVLQPWMGSAAMAASSVSVVLSSLLLKCYSKPTAEKLESRLRGQMRQSSLSDISIHIGMGELRRSSPKLSLLDRFVSYSRASINSLRSDKRSLNSMALTEPDKHSLLVGDGHCDEETV; from the exons ATGGCTCAGACAACAGTGAACTCCGTAAAGGTGGCAGTGGAGGGGATGACCTGTGGTTCTTGTGTGCAGAATATTGAACAGCATATCGGTGAGCTGCCAGGGGTCTTCCACATTCAG GTGTCCTTAGAGCTTAAACAGGCTGCAGTGGTATTTGATTCAAGTATGCAGAGCCCAGAGTCCCTAGCGGAGGCCATTGAGGatatggggtttgagtccagcctCCCAGATTTTGTCACGGCTGAACTTGTCCCTACGGAAACACGAGTCTTCCCTATAGCAGGCCTTTCTCCTAAGTGCCAGCAGCAGGCATTGTCAACTGTGTCTCAGCTCAAAGGAGTCCTGGAAGCCTCGGATGACACTTCAGAGGATGGCCTGTCCATCACCTTCATCCCATCTGTAACAGACTCCAAACAGATCAGCCAGGTGCTGCACGACCTGACTTTGGCAGGGAAGGAGAACTCTGCTGCTCTCAGGGAGCCAGTTCGAAGTCCTACCAGTGAGGAGCTGGTGAAGATGCGCATCGATGGGATGGTGTGTCTTTCATGTACCACGACCATTGAAGGAAAGATTGGGAAGCTTAACGGCATTCGAAAGAttaaag ttGTTCTGGACTCTCAGGAAGCTACAGTGCTATATCAGCCTCACCTCATCACTGTTAATGAGATCATCAACCAGATCAACTTAGCTGGGTTCAAAGCCCAGGTGAAATCCAAGCCCCGCCCCTTGCGTTTGTCTGTTAATGAGGTGGAACGGTTACGGAACCCCACCACGGCAAATTTGACATCTCCTGCTGTGACAATCTCAGATACATCCACTGAGGAAATTGCCACTGCACTACTCTGGGTAACTGGGATGCACTGTCAGTCTTGCGTGACCAATATTCAGGATAATATAACCTGTCTGTTGGGTGTACGATCCGTGGAGGTGTCACTGGAGCAGGAGAGTACCTCCATCCAGTATGACCCCCATCTCATCTCCATAAAGCAACTCCAACAAGCCATTGAGGCTCTCCCGCCAGGGAACTTCAAAGTCCGTGTGGACAGAGGTAGCTCCCCGGTGCCACAGGTTCTTCCAGCACCCCCTCTGCAATCCCCCACCCCGAGATTTCTGCAGCCCCTCAGTGCAGTTACCGTCATCCGCATCGAGGGTATGACCTGTGGTTCCTGTGTTCAGTCCATTGAGGGAATGCTGTCCCAACACAAGGGGGTGAAGTCTGCCAAAGTGTCACTGTCTAGTCATAGTGGAACATTTGAGTATGACCCTCTTGTCACAACACCGGAAGAGCTGCGCACAGCTGTCGAAGACATGGGCTTTGATGCATTTCTCCCAG AAACCAATTCCCTTGTGACAACACCCCAGCCAGATACACCCTCATCTCCAGAAAGCGCTTCTGTGAAGGAGAAAGAGGTAGAGCAAGAGCCAGTGGCTGTACAGGGAGGTCAAGGAGGGGCACAAGCTATATCAAAGTGTTTCATCCAGATTGGTGGAATGACTTGTGCATCCTGTGTGGCCAACATTGAAAGGAACCTCAAAAATGAAGATG GAGTTTACTCGGTGCTGGTGGCGCTAATGGCCAGCAAGGCTGAAGTGCGCTACAACCCTGGGCTCATTGATCCTGCCAGCATTGCAGAGTGCATCAGAGAGCTGGGCTTCAAGGCCTCAGTCATAGAAAATTATGATGGCTCAGATGGAAGTTTGGAGCTTGTG ATCAGAGGTATGACATGTGCATCATGTGTGCACAAAATCGAATCTAATCTGATGAAGGCCTCAGGGATTGTCTATGCGTCTGTTGCTCTGGCAACCAACAAAGCCCATATCAAGTATGAACCAGAAGTAACAGGACCTCGTGATGTGATCAGACTGATTGAG AACCTTGGTTTTGAGGCCTCTCTTGTGAAAAAAGATCGCTCAGCCAGTCACTTGGATCATAGTCGGGAAATACGACA GTGGAGGAAGTCATTCTTGATCAGCCTTGTTTTCTGTGTCCCTGTTATGGGCATGATGATCTACATGATGATAGTGGACCACCATGTTAATATGGAACACCATCTGAATGCTAGCAGAGATGACATTGAGCGCTATCACGCTACCATGTTCCTTGAGCGGCAACTCCTACCCGGGCTGTCCATCATGaacctcctctccttcctcttctgtGTTCCTGTGCAG tttATTGGTGGTCGCTACTTCTACATCCAGGCGTACAAAGCTGTGAAACACAAGACAGCTAATATGGATGTCCTGATTGTCCTTGCCACCACAATAGCCTTCACTTACTCCCTTGTGATACTTCTGGTGGCCATGATTGAGGGGGCCAGGATCAACCCCATAACATTCTTTGATACACCCCCCATGCTCTTTGTCTTCATTTCGCTTGGCAGGTGGCTGGAGCAAATAGCAAAG AGTAAAACATCGGAGGCCTTGTCAAAGCTGATGTCTCTTCAGGCAACTGAGGCCACCATTGTCACCCTGAACGATGACATGTCTGTCCGGAG TGAGGAGCAGGTTGATGTGGAACTGGTTCAGAGGGGGGATGTGGTGAAGGTGGTACCAGGGGGGAAGTTCCCTGTCGATGGACGAGTCATTGAAGGGCACTCTATGGCGGATGAGTCCCTCATCACAG GGGAGGCTATGCCTGTGACCAAAAAGCCTGGCAGCTCAGTGATTGCAGGTGCCATCAACCAGAATGGCTCATTGCTGATCAAAGCCACACATGTGGGTACAGATACCACCCTTTCCCAGATTGTCAAGCTGGTGGAAGAGGCGCAGACATCCAAG GCTCCTATTCAGCAATTTGCAGACAAGATCAGTGGCTACTTTGTTCCCTTCATTGTTGGTGTCTCCCTCCTGACTCTGATCGCATGGATCATTATTGGAGTCCTCAACTTTACGCTAGTTGAGAAATACTTCCCT GGCTATAGCCACAGCATCTCCAAGGTAGAGGCTGTGGTCAGGTTTGCCTTCCAGGCCTCAATCACAGTGCTGTGCATTGCCTGTCCCTGTTCGTTGGGCCTGGCCACGCCCACAGCTGTGATGGTGGGGACCGGTGTCGGGGCTCAGAACGGAATTCTCATCAAGGGTGGGGAGCCCCTAGAGATGGCGCACAAG ATTCAGACCGTAGTGTTTGACAAAACGGGTACCATCACATATGGCACCCCAAGGGTGGTCCAGGTAAAGCTTTTGGTGGAGGGGAACCACATGCCTCGCTCCCGCCTGCTGGCCATTGTTGGCACAGCAGAGAACAACAGTGAGCACCCACTGGGGGCTGCGGTCACCAAGTACTGCAAACAG GAACTGGGCACTGAGTCTCTGGGCACCTGCACGGATTTCCAGACAGTACCAGGCTGCGGGATCCGTTGTCAGGTGAgcaacacagagctgctgctgagccACGAGGACTCTGGAGACGAACACAACCAGCGAAATTCAGTGTTGGTGCAGATCAGCGATGGACAGACCAGCTCCAGCTCACATCCCCTCATCATGGACCCTGAGCCACTCA CCCTTGTGCAGGTGGCAACCTACTCGGTCCTGATTGGGAACAGGGAGTGGATGAAAAGGAATGGGCTGCAGGTGCGAACTGACGTAGATGAGGCCATGGTGGAGCATGAGCGTAGGGGCCGCACTGCCGTGCTGGTGGCTGTGGACG GTGTCCTCTGTGCTATGATCGCCATTGCTGATGCAGTGAAGCCCGAAGCGGAGCTTGCTGTCCACACGCTGAGCACCATGGGCTTGGAGGTGGTTCTCATGACAGGGGACAACTGCAAGACAGCACGGGCCATTGCAGCCCAG GTGGGCATCAGGAAAGTATTTGCAGAAGTGCTACCGTCTCACAAGGTAGCCAAGGTGGAGCAGCTACAGCAGGCTGGCAAGCGTGTGGCAATGGTGGGCGATGGTGTGAATGACTCTCCAGCACTGGCCAAGGCTGATGTGGGCATCGCCATTGGCACGGGCACCGACGTGGCCATTGAAGCTGCTGATGTCGTTTTGATCAGG AATGATCTGCTGGATGTGGTGGGCAGCATCGATTTATCCAAAAAGACTGTGAAAAGGATTCGAATCAATTTTGTTTTTGCGCTAATTTATAATCTAGTTGGAATTCCAATTGCTGCAG GTGTCTTCATGCCCATTGGCCTCGTGCTTCAGCCTTGGATGGGTTCTGCTGCCATGGCAGCCTCTTCTGTCTCTGTGGTGCTCTCATCTCTCCTGCTAAAATG ttACTCCAAGCCCACTGCAGAGAAACTGGAATCACGTCTCCGGGGACAGATGAGGCAGAGCAGCCTGTCAGACATCAGTATCCATATCGGCATGGGAGAGCTGCGGCGGTCCTCACCCAAGCTCAGTCTGCTGGACCGGTTCGTCAGCTACAGCCGGGCATCCATCAACTCGTTGCGCTCAGACAAGCGTTCTCTGAACAGCATGGCCCTCACTGAACCCGACAAACACTCTCTGTTGGTGGGAGACGGTCACTGTGATGAGGAGACTGTGTAA
- the LOC108929683 gene encoding janus kinase and microtubule-interacting protein 2-like isoform X1, whose amino-acid sequence MAKKGRPKGERPEALISALQAANEDLRSKLTDIQIELHQEKCKVSKLEREKAQESKRIREQEQHRHTAALTEQRARWHEEKQKELQALRETLARQHEQELARAAKLKDGENQRLKAALDALREGSGEKVRTALALEAREEARRFFDQERVRLLQEIAELKACKKQADQALSNMIQADKTKAGDLRTEHQMHQEQISKIKWDCERDIRRLMDEIKAKDRTIFSLERELETAMGSVQKLQLQKDALDEQLFLAKEAECNLGSPKREIPGRAGDGAEQGGSPDMRKNRRRLAELNATIRKLEDRNALLGDERNELLKRVRETEKQIRPLLEKNRLLSKRNDELMQSVQRQEDKLRSLTKENLEMKEKISSHPPLKKLKSLNDLDQAHDEQEIEFLKLQVLEQQNIIDDLTRDRERLRRKRHKRSSRPIKRHTVVDTFFGYDEESMDSESSSVASFRTDRTPATPDEDLDEGLSMEESELRFRQLTREYQALQRAYALLQEQKGGMLDAEKEAKEHEQLQTDLQRYKAKVEDLEKELTLKGQDSRWVEEKQLFLRRNQELLDKVEKVEGEIVKIQQELQDSRDQNELLEFRILELEERERRSPPFNLQIQPFSEGVSALQIYCMKEGVKDVCIPDLIKSLDILGDNGNLRNEEQVAIIQASTVLSLAEKWIQQIEGTEAALHQKMMDLEMEMEMFCKQKGYLEEELDYRKQALDQAYMQIQELEATLYNALQQEPVVQYGEALSERQKDELRMAVGKLRRQMLRKSREYDCQVLQERMELLYQAQQRIRDLEDKTDIQKRQIKDLEEKALRQREDTGHKDSSFKSYIEPSLVYSFRMYVAEATCRWILISHLLDDHWRFCTFPRRPLTYTLCCIWITHGDFLLLWN is encoded by the exons ATGGCTAAGAAGGGGCGTCCCAAGGGCGAGAGGCCCGAAGCTCTCATCTCTGCCCTGCAGGCAGCCAACGAAGATCTCAGGTCCAAACTCACTGACATCCAGATTGAACTGCACCAGGAGAAATGCAAG GTGAGCAAGCTGGAGCGCGAGAAGGCGCAGGAGAGCAAGCGAATTCGCGAGCAGGAGCAGCACCGGCACACGGCGGCGCTGACCGAGCAACGGGCTCGCTGGCacgaggagaagcagaaggaactGCAAGCGCTGCGCGAGACGCTGGCGCGCCAGCACGAGCAGGAGCTCGCCCGTGCCGCCAAGCTCAAGGACGGCGAGAACCAGCGGCTGAAGGCGGCGCTCGACGCCCTGCGAGAAGGCAGCGGGGAGAAGGTGCGCACCGCCTTGGCCCTCGAGGCCCGAGAGGAGGCCCGCCGCTTCTTCGACCAGGAGCGCGTCCGCCTCCTGCAGGAGATCGCCGAGCTCAAGGCCTGCAAGAAGCAGGCGGATCAGGCGCTGAGCAACATGATCCAGGCGGACAAAACGAAGGCCGGGGACCTGCGCACCGAGCACCAGATGCACCAGGAGCAGATCTCCAAAATCAAGTGGGACTGTGAGCGCGATATCCGTAGACTG ATGGATGAGATCAAGGCGAAGGACCGCACCATATTTTCCCTGGAGAGGGAGCTGGAGACGGCCATGGGCTCCGTGCAGAAGTTGCAGCTGCAGAAGGACGCGCTGGACGAACAACTCTTCCTGGCCAAGGAGGCCGAGTGTAACCTGGGCAGCCCTAAGAGGGAGATCCCGGGCCGGGCCGGGGACGGGGCAGAGCAGGGCGGCAGCCCG GACATGCGTAAGAACCGGAGGCGCTTGGCCGAGCTGAACGCCACCATCCGTAAGCTGGAGGACCGCAACGCGCTGCTGGGGGATGAGCGCAACGAGCTG CTGAAGCGGGTGCGGGAGACCGAGAAGCAGATCAGGCCCCTTCTGGAGAAGAACAGGTTGCTTTCCAAGAGGAATGATGAGCTCATGCAGTCCGTACAGCGGCAGGAGGACAAGCTCCGGAGCCTCACCAAGGAGAACCTGGAGATG AAAGAGAAGATCAGCTCCCATCCTCCTCTGAAAAAGCTCAAGTCCCTGAATGATCTGGACCAGGCACATGATGAACAAGAGATCGAATTCCTGAAGTTGCAGGTTCTGGAACAGCAGAACATCATAGATGATTTGACCAGG GACAGAGAAAGACTACGCAGGAAGCGGCATAAACGAAGCTCTAGGCCGATAAAG AGGCATACCGTAGTGGACACCTTTTTCGGGTATGACGAGGAGTCGATGGATTCCGAGTCTTCGTCAGTCGCCTCCTTCCGCACGGATAGGACGCCGGCCACTCCAGATGAAGACCTGGATGAG GGTTTGTCCATGGAGGAGTCGGAGCTGCGTTTCCGACAACTAACGCGGGAGTACCAGGCCCTGCAGCGAGCCTACGCCCTCCTGCAGGAGCAAAAGGGCGGCATGCTGGATGCAGAGAAGGAGGCCAAG GAACACGAACAACTCCAGACTGACCTTCAGAGGTACAAGGCCAAAGTGGAGGACCTGGAAAAGGAGCTCACCCTGAAAGGGCAG GACTCCAGATGGGTCGAGGAAAAGCAGTTATTCCTCAGACGGAATCAGGAACTTCTAGACAAG GTAGAAAAAGTGGAAGGAGAAATTGTCAAAATCCAGCAGGAGTTACAGGACTCCAGGGACCAGAATGAGCTCCTGGAGTTCAGAATACTAGAATTAGAG GAGCGGGAAAGAAGGTCCCCTCCGTTTAACCTTCAGATTCAGCCTTTCTCAGAGGGTGTCAGTGCTCTTCAGATCTACTGTATGAAGGAAGGTGTGAAG GATGTCTGCATTCCTGATCTGATTAAGTCGCTGGATATTCTTGGAGATAATGGG AATTTGCGCAATGAAGAGCAAGTGGCCATAATTCAAGCAAGTACAGTCCTCTCACTGGCAGAAAAG TGGATCCAGCAGATAGAGGGCACGGAAGCAGCCCTCCACCAGAAGATGATGGATCTGGAGATGGAAATG GAAATGTTCTGCAAACAGAAAGGTTACCTTGAGGAGGAGCTGGACTACAGGAAGCAGGCCCTAGACCAAGCCTACATG CAAATCCAAGAGCTGGAGGCCACGTTGTACAACGCGCTGCAGCAAGAGCCCGTGGTGCAATATGGCGAGGCGCTGAGCGAGCGACAGAAGGACGAGCTGCGCATGGCTGTGGGGAAGCTGCGCCGGCAGATGCTGAGGAAGAGCCGCGAGTACGACTGTCAGGTGCTGCAGGAGCGCATGGAGCTGCTTTACCAAGCCCAGCAG AGAATCCGAGATCTTGAGGACAAAACCGATATTCAGAAGAGACAAATTAAGGATTTGGAGGAGAAG GCCCTACGGCAGCGTGAGGATACTGGACACAAGGACAGTAGTTTTAAATCTTACATTGAACCTAGCCTTGTTTACAGCTTTCGTATGTACGTAGCAGAAGCTACCTGCCGCTGGATTCTAATAAGCCATTTGCTGGATGACCACTGGAGATTCTGCACGTTTCCTCGGAGACCCTTAACTTACACGTTATGCTGCATTTGGATTACTCACGGggactttttacttttatggAACTAA